In Iodobacter fluviatilis, one DNA window encodes the following:
- a CDS encoding NUDIX hydrolase: MKPLQCACLVDVQDQKLLLVKVRQNQHWYLPGGKIEQGESPDQALGRELAEELGIAIQDARYLYTVIAPAYGQAGDVALICYHAKWQGEPRAMGEISEVAWLPLQNMDQFAPAVQVLCRDFIGSVPA; encoded by the coding sequence ATGAAACCACTGCAATGTGCATGTCTGGTTGACGTGCAAGACCAAAAACTACTGCTGGTTAAAGTTCGCCAGAATCAACACTGGTATCTACCAGGAGGCAAGATCGAGCAGGGAGAATCCCCCGATCAGGCTCTTGGCCGGGAATTAGCAGAGGAATTAGGCATTGCCATTCAGGATGCCCGCTATCTGTATACCGTTATTGCGCCAGCCTACGGGCAGGCAGGCGATGTGGCACTGATTTGTTACCATGCAAAATGGCAAGGCGAACCACGCGCCATGGGCGAGATCAGCGAAGTGGCATGGCTCCCTTTACAAAACATGGATCAATTCGCCCCTGCAGTACAAGTACTTTGCCGTGATTTTATCGGCAGCGTACCTGCGTAG